Proteins found in one Triticum urartu cultivar G1812 chromosome 4, Tu2.1, whole genome shotgun sequence genomic segment:
- the LOC125553473 gene encoding UDP-glycosyltransferase 73C6-like, protein MPAPLHLVFVPFLARSHFAPLAAAAAAACGDGTTGATILTTPHFAALAPPSVPVRAAPFSFPRGHEDFSLLPDESSAPAFFFAAEAALAPALAAAVRAHAGAVAVVSDAVLHWAPRVARECGVPHVTFHTIGAFAAASMVAVHLHRPDVLEDPVAVPGGFPVPVELRRVHVNEEALAHLPLFRAAEAGSCAVAFNSFSALEADFAEYYRNVDGSPKKVFLVGPRRATPGVASSDVAVTGGAERDPILRWLDGQEAGSVVYACFGSTCGLSAEQLRELGAGLRASGTPFLWVIPAATEGTEQHDERASGHGMVVAGRWAPQAEILAHRAVGGFLSHCGWNSVLDAVCAGVPLATWPLRAEQFLNEALLVDVLRVGVRVREVGSKADVEAVVPAAAVASAVGKLMDGGADEAAARMARVRELGVAGRAAVAEGGSSCSDWARLVDELKALHGHSNDA, encoded by the coding sequence ATGCCGGCGCCCCTGCACCTCGTCTTCGTGCCCTTCCTCGCGCGCAGCCACTTCGCCCCGCTGGCGGCCGCCGCGGCGGCCGCTTGCGGCGATGGCACCACCGGCGCCACCATCCTCACCACGCCGCACTTCGCGGCCCTCGCGCCTCCCTCCGTGCCGGTCCGCGCCGCGCCGTTCAGCTTCCCCCGAGGGCACGAGGACTTCTCCCTGCTCCCGGACGAATCCTCCGCGCCGGCCTTCTTCTTCGCCGCGGAGGCCGCCCTGGCGCCGGCGCTCGCGGCGGCCGTACGCGCCCACGCAGGCGCCGTGGCCGTTGTCTCGGACGCCGTGCTCCACTGGGCGCCCCGCGTCGCCCGCGAGTGCGGCGTCCCGCACGTCACGTTCCACACCATCGGCGCCTTCGCCGCGGCCTCCATGGTCGCCGTCCACCTCCACCGCCCCGACGTCTTGGAGGACCCCGTCGCTGTCCCCGGCGGCTTCCCGGTCCCCGTGGAGCTCCGCAGGGTCCATGTCAACGAGGAGGCTCTGGCGCATCTCCCGTTGTTCCGCGCGGCCGAGGCCGGGAGCTGCGCCGTCGCCTTCAACAGCTTCTCGGCGCTCGAGGCTGATTTTGCCGAGTACTACCGGAACGTGGATGGCTCTCCCAAGAAAGTGTTCCTGGTTGGTCCCAGGCGGGCCACCCCCGGCGTCGCCAGCAGCGACGTCGCCGTCACCGGCGGCGCAGAGCGCGACCCCATCCTGCGGTGGCTCGACGGCCAGGAGGCCGGGTCCGTGGTGTACGCCTGCTTCGGCAGCACGTGCGGTCTGAGCGCGGAGCAGCTCAGGGAGCTGGGCGCCGGACTGCGCGCGTCCGGCACGCCGTTCCTCTGGGTGATCCCGGCGGCGACGGAGGGCACGGAGCAGCACGACGAGCGCGCGTCCGGCCACGGCATGGTGGTGGCCGGGCGATGGGCGCCGCAGGCGGAGATCCTGGCGCACCGCGCGGTGGGCGGCTTCCTGAGCCACTGCGGCTGGAACTCGGTGCTGGACGCCGTGTGCGCCGGGGTGCCCCTCGCGACGTGGCCGCTCCGCGCCGAGCAGTTCCTGAACGAGGCGCTCCTCGTGGACGTGCTCCGCGTGGGCGTGCGGGTGCGGGAGGTGGGCAGCAAGGCGGACGTGGAGGCGGTGGTGCCGGCCGCCGCGGTGGCCAGCGCGGTGGGGAAGCTGATGGACGGCGGTGCGGACGAAGCCGCGGCTAGGATGGCGAGGGTGCGGGAGCTCGGCGTCGCGGGTCGCGCCGCGGTGGCGGAAGGAGGGTCGTCGTGCAGTGACTGGGCACGGCTTGTAGATGAGCTCAAGGCGTTACACGGCCACAGCAACGATGCATAA
- the LOC125550468 gene encoding uncharacterized protein LOC125550468, which translates to MAMASRELGMELLALTMGARVTSSRATRALASLEDEARRTVLRPTQHDADIWRLIFFFLERSSTEEEYGSSFGRDSFWDGTWPMALRSGGMEGGRRMRWTKVCPRQRGLARGHGAWPTTCKQLSKEGGWLSWRRSVDACHQVRQQEALAGEAGSSRLHQTGGR; encoded by the exons ATGGCGATGGCGAGTAGGGAATTGGGAATGGAATTATTGGCTTTGACTATGGGGGCTCGGGTCACGTCGTCGAGGGCCACGCGCGCGCTCGCCTCGCTCGAGGATGAGGCGCGGCGCACGGTATTGCGTCCGACGCAGCATGACGCGGATATTTGGCGGCTCATCTTTTTTTTTTTGGAGCGATCTTCCACAGAGGAGGAGTATGGGAGCAGTTTCG GACGTGATTCTTTTTGGGATGGTACGTGGCCCATGGCGTTGCGTAGCGGAGGAATGGAGGGAGGGAGGCGGATGCGATGGACGAAGGTGTGCCCCCGCCAGCGAGGGCTAGCGAGAGGTCATGGAGCATGGCCAACTACCTGTAAGCAGCTCTCGAAAGAGGGAGGCTGGTTGTCGTGGAGGAGGTCGGTGGATGCGTGCCATCAGGTTCGTCAACAGGAAGCTCTCGCAGGGGAGGCCGGAAGCAGCCGTCTTCACCAAACGGGTGGAAG ATGA
- the LOC125550467 gene encoding uncharacterized protein LOC125550467 yields the protein MGILDHSEEEEEEEGSHCGGGARFGARRQKPRSKSHHQLLLMDSVGGGKAGADGECASEEEEIVPLPEYERLSQSARLPDDDRAGAEDPPPPAERGASLTPPPRQQQKPVAWRLLQYVRSMHRSSAGVVVAGAYCGGSSDGDSKSSDGEKEGVDGDGDEEGRKEKEQRKKKRSSWLPDPDRRWPVQGFY from the coding sequence ATGGGCATCCTGGATCactcggaggaggaggaggaggaggaggggagcCACTGCGGCGGAGGCGCGAGGTTTGGGGCGCGGCGGCAGAAGCCGAGGTCCAAGAGCCACCACCAGCTGCTGCTCATGGACAGCGTCGGCGGGGGCAAGGCCGGCGCGGACGGGGAGTGCGcgtcggaggaggaggagatcGTGCCGCTGCCGGAGTACGAGCGGCTGTCCCAATCCGCGCGCCTCCCGGACGACGACCGGGCTGGCGCCGAGGACCCGCCTCCCCCGGCCGAGCGGGGCGCGTCCCTGACGCCCCCGCCGCGGCAGCAGCAGAAGCCGGTGGCGTGGAGGCTGCTCCAGTACGTGCGGTCGATGCACAGGTCGTCGGCGGGGGTCGTGGTCGCCGGCGCGTACTGCGGCGGCTCGTCGGACGGCGACTCCAAGAGCTCCGACGGCGAGAAGGAGGGGGTCGACGGCGATGGAGATGAGGaggggaggaaggagaaggagcaGCGGAAGAAGAAGCGTTCCTCGTGGCTGCCGGACCCCGACCGCCGGTGGCCGGTGCAGGGGTTCTACTAG